The genome window tagccatgattttatatatatatatatatatatatatatatatatatctgcaaaacataaaaaccaAAGTAGTAAGCCAGTAGaaagcatttttaaatagtcttttttgttgttgttgttttgactaGTTTATTTAATGGTGAAAAAAGACTAATTATAATTTTGATTGccgtttttctgttttgtttttttccaggtGACACTTTTCTCTCAGTCTGGTGGGAGACACTAAGCCATGGTTGTAAAGCTGTGTGTCTTGCTCTGTCTCCTTATGCTGTTGGCATGTTTTACCCAGCCAAAACCTCATGATGAGCTTCCGTTACGCTCAATGGAGATCAGAGGTACGATTTTactgattaaaatattttaaatatgtttgctataataatatataatatcatatgTATCATACAATATGTTCCTGTTCCTAATATTATTCCCTGTAGATCCAAACATTGATGCCGTTTGGTATAAAGGCAGAGGAATACGACCTGTTGGAAGATTTGGTCGAAGGATGGCACAAAGAGGTGAAGGATCATATTTTGGAAGGCACAGGTTTTGCCATCCTGAGGT of Ctenopharyngodon idella isolate HZGC_01 chromosome 9, HZGC01, whole genome shotgun sequence contains these proteins:
- the prlh gene encoding prolactin-releasing peptide; the encoded protein is MVVKLCVLLCLLMLLACFTQPKPHDELPLRSMEIRDPNIDAVWYKGRGIRPVGRFGRRMAQRDKLLTDVAALLDQCVETLLLLQRSVLISACSYGING